A region of the Nocardia nova SH22a genome:
TCGCGGCGCGCAGTTCGGCATCGCCGAGATCCTGCAGTCCCGCGGCACTGCGCAGGAACGGTTCGAGCAGTTGCCACCCCATCGCGAAGGCCGCCAGATGCGCCACCGCCAGTCCCGCGGCCCGATCACTGCCCAGTTCGGGACGGATACGCTCGATCATCAGCGCCATCACCGGAAACCGTTCCTGCAGTTCACCGACCGGATAGCCGTCCAGAATGCAGCGCGCCAGCACCGTGAGATGACGGCGCAGCTCCGGATCGTCGGTGGTGAGCCGCCCGGACTCGGCCAGGGCGCCGGACCGGTCGCCCAGGAATTTGAGCACGGCGCCGACCAGCCGATCCTTCGCCCCGAAGTGCCGGAAGACGAGGCCGTGATTGACCCCGGCCCGCTCGGCGATGTCACGGACGGAGGTCGCGGCCGGACCGCGTTCGGCGAACAGATCCGCGGCGGCCTCCATCACCGCGGCCACGACCTCGTCGCGGCCGGTCGGAGCCGCGCCGGAATCCGCGCGGACCGGCGACGATGGCGGGCGATCGGACATCGGACTACAGTAACCGAGTGTGCTGTAGTCACTTGACTACACCCGAGCCGATCGAGGAGACATCGTGCCGAACACCCCCACCGCACAATCCACGTCCTACGGCGTGAGCTCATTCCAGCTGCCGGGTTATCCCCTGATCGCGGGCCCGTTCACACATCTGGTCGCCGAACGCGACCGGCTGGCCGCGCTGCGCTGGCAGCATTTCGACGTCCGCCGGGTGGGCGTCACCCTCGGCGCCCAGATCGACGGTGTCGACCTGACCCGCGATCAGCCCGCCGAGGTGATCGCCGAACTGCGCCGGGCGCTGCACGAGTACAAGGTGATCTTCTTCCGCGACCAGCCCCTCACCGCGGCGCAGCACGTCACCTTCGCCGCGCGTTTCGGGACCCTGGAGGTGCATCCGTTCATCCCGTCCAATACCGAACAGCCCGAACTCGTCCGATTCGAGAAGACGCCGACGGTCGCGGGTGTGGAGAACATCTGGCACCACGACGTGACCTGGCGGCCGCGGCCGTCGATGGGCGCGATCCTGCACGCGGTCGCGGTGCCGGAATTCGGTGGCGACACCCTGTTCTCGGACATGTACGCCGCCTACGAGGCCCTCGATGCCGAAACCCGCACGCGCATAGACGATCTCACCGCCACCCACGACTACACCCGGGCCTTCGGCCGCGGGCAGTCACCCGAGGTGCGGGAGCGGATGCGGGCCCAGCATCCGGCGGTCAGCCATCCCGTGGTGTGCACCCACGAGGCCACCGGGCGCAGGCACCTGTACGTCAACCGGATCTTCGTCGACCACATCGACGGGCTCAGTGCGGCCGACAGCCACGACCTGCTCGACCGGCTGTGCCGACAGGCCGACTACCCGGAACATCAGGTCCGGCTGCACTGGGAGCCCGACACCGTCGCCTTCTGGGACAACCGCGCGGTCCAGCACTACGCGGCCAGCGACTACTGGCCGCAGGCCCGCGTCATGGAACGCGCCTCCATCGTCGGAAACCGCCCGGCGCGCTGACCGGTCAGCCCTCCCAGAGCTCCTCGAGGGTCGCGGAGACATGCTCGGCGAAATCGCCGAGTGTGTCGTCGCCGGTGCAGCGCGCGTCCTCGGCGAGCGCGGCCCAGCGGTTGATCAGCGCGGCCGACCGCGGCACCGACAGCCCGTGTTCGCGCGCGGCGGCGATGCGGCTGTGGTCGGCGGGCAGGAACCAGTACGTGGTCAGCCACACCCAGATCAGCCGGGCCTCGAGAATGCGCTCGGCGAGCAGATCGTCGTCGGCGAGCGCGGGCCACACGCCCACGACCTCCGAGCGCCACGCCTCGACCATCTGCTGCGCTCGCTCGCGCGACAACTCGAAATCGCACAGGCAGCCGGGGAACGACACCAGCGCGTACGCGATATCGAGCGTGGCGTCGCGGAAACCGCCCCACTCGTAGTCCAGGAAGCGTGCGCCCTCGTCGTTGAGGATCACATTGTCGGGACACAGATCCGACGGGCTGAACGCGCGGAACCGGCCTCCGGCGAACAGACGGTTGCCGCGCACGATCCGTTCGGCGATCTCCCCCGGCACTTCGATGCCGACCTCGCGCGCGAGCATGCCGGGAACCTCACCGACGGAGGCCTCGGCCTGCTGCGCGATACCGTCGACCCGGCGGCCGACATCGGCACGACGCAGCAGCGCCACGAAATCGGCCTCCCGGCCGACGGTGGCCGCGTGCATGCGTCCCAGCGCCTGCGCGAACGCCATCTGGGCGTTGCGTGTCGCCGGTTCGGCGCCCGATTGCAGGACCGACGTCAGCGACATGTTCTCGCCCAGATCGCTGAGAATGAGCAGCCGATCCGGCAGGCTGTGCGCGAGCAGATACGCCCCGGGGCGGTGCTCACTGCTCAGCGCGGTGGTGAACTGGTAGGACACGGCCTCGCGCAGGAATGCCGAGTCGATACTCGCCACACCGGGCGCCAAGCCGCCGATACGCCGCTCCTGCGCGGCGCCGCGGACCTGCTTGACGATCAAGGTGCGAGGAAGTGAGAAGGAATTCTCCGCTACGCGGACGCGCAGCACCGTCGTCCTGCCACTACCGCTGAGTTCGATCGGATCGCTCAGCTTCACCGCAGCACCCATGCGCTTCGTGAGCAACTGTTGTGCCGCGGACACGACTTCGGCGGCGCGTTCGGCCAATAGTGCGGTCATCGCCAACCAAGTTACTCGCTCCAGGTCACTTTCAGCGAGCGGTTCGGCAACCTTTCGCGCGTCGCCCGGCGTGTCCGGGCGATGCGGCCACGACCCGGACACGATGCTCATTACTCTCATCGTCGGCAGATCCGCGTCCGGCCCCGGCACCGCGCGTACCCCGGCCGTCCGCTTGACACGCCCGGCCCGGTCCGGTTGTGTCGAAAGCTCAACTGCTGTGTGCCGCACCAGAACCCAGGTGACTCGAAAGGTCCGACGATGACCGACTCCCCGCAGTCCGGCCCCGGCGACACCGGCGAAGGCGGTGAACGGCGCCCGGAGAGCCGGTCCGCCGCCACATCCGGCGCGGCCCCGCCACCCCCGGGCCCACCGGCCGGCCCTGTTCCGCCGGTCGCCCCGCCCGTATCGCAGCAGGTCCCGGGACCGAGCTACGGCCCGCCCGGCAGTGTGCCGCCGGGCGCGTACCCGTCACCGCAGGGTGCGTATCCCCCGGCACCGGGCGTGAATCCGCCTCAGCAAAGCGCGTATCCGCCACAGCAGGGTGCGTATCCGCCACAGCAAGGTGCGTATCCCGCGCAGCAGCATGCCTATGCACCGCAGCAGGGCGGGTATCCCCCGCAACAAGGCGGATATCCGCCGCCGGACGGCGGCTGGGACGCGCAGAACGGTGGAATGCCGCCCGAAGGCGCGCCCGGCTACGACGCCGCCGCGGCCTATGCCCCGCCGGGGCTCGAGGTGGGCCGGGCGCTCGGTTTCGCGTGGGATCGCTTCCGCGCCAACTTCATTCCGTGGATCGCGATCACTCTCCTCGGCTTCGTCGCCTACCTCGTGGTGACCGTCGTGGTCAACGTCACCCACGTGAACTCGCTGCTGCCGCTGCTGCTGATCGCTCTGATCGCCGCACTGGCGGTGTGGCTGCTGCAGGCGGCGATGATTCGCGGGGCCCTGTACGAAACCGACGGCACCCCACCCGATTTCCAGTCGTTCTTCACCTTCGTCAACGCCGCCAACGTGGTGATCACCGCGCTGCTGGTGTTCGTGGCGGCGTGTGTCGGCGCGGCGCTGTGCGTACTACCGGCGATCGTCATCGGCTATCTGTGCATGTTCTCGCTGCACTTCGTGATCGATCAGGACCTCGATCCGTTCACCGCCATCAAATCCAGTGTGCAGCTGGTGGTCTCGAATTTCGTACCGACACTGCTGCTGGCGCTGGCGGTCGTCGCGATGACACTGGTCGGCACCCTGCTGTGCGGAATCGGACTACTGATCGCCGGGCCCCTGGCCGCCATGGCGGTGACCTACTCCTACCGCGTGCTCACCGGCGGGCTCATCGCCTGATCCACGGCCCGTTCACTCCGGTTCGCCGAACCACCAGCGTGACAACCGATTCGACGTGGATCCCCGGCGCGTTCGCAGGACGCGATCGTGCCGGGGCCGCAGACTCAGCACGATGACGCCCGCGACGATGATGCCGATCATGTTCACGCCCAGCTGACCGATCGACATGAGTGCCTTGTGCCATTCGCCGACCGTCGCGGCCACCGCGGCGAAGCCCGCCGCCGGAATCGTCGTCACCGAGATGAAGACGCCCACCAGTGCCGCCGACTTCGCGGTGATCAGCGACACCATTCCCGCCGCACCCGCCAGCAACGCCACGACCAGCGAGAACGGGCCCACCTCGTAGATGAAGTCCACATTGTGGATCGAGTGGATGCTGTCGACGGTGATCCAGCCGAGTTCTTCCCACAGCAGTGAGGCCAGGGTCGCGATCGCCATCGCGACCGGAAATCCGATCAGCAGTGCCAGCATCGAGCGCCGGGCGAGTCGAAAGTTCCTGCGCACCAACGCGACCGAGATCGCGGCGAGGGGCCCGAACTCCGGGCCGACCACCATCGCGCCGACGACCGTGACCGGCGAATCGGTCGCCACACCGACCACGGCGAGCAGGCACGCGATGGTGATGAACGCCAGGAAGACCGGATTCAGCGTCGATTCCTCGTGGGTCTGGGCGAGCAGTTCCTCCCAGACCACGGCATCCGAGGGATCGCCGGGCGCCGCCTCGACCGCACGGTCGGCCGGTGCGGACAGCACGGTCTCCACCGGCGACAGCATCACCGCGCCGTAGTCGGGAATCCCGAGACCGCGCAGCGCCGCGAGGATACTGTTGGCCGATTCGCGGGCGATATCGGCCTGCACCAGGTCACCGGACGGTTCCACCGCCGCACCGCGCTGCACGGTGATCAGGGCCGCCCCGGGATCGGAGCGCAGCGCGGTGACCGCGGCATCGGTCGATTCCGGTGGGCAGACCACCCGCAGGTGTAGCAACCCGGTCCCCTGTCGTCGCTGATCGTCCGGCACCGAGCGGTACCGGACGATCAGCAGACTAACGGGCGGCGTTCACCGCGACGGCATTTCAGGCGCGTGCCGGAACCGGCTTGCCGTTCTCGTCGAGCACCACATCCAGGCCCGCTTCCTTGCGCTGCTGCGCGGTGATCGGGGCGGGCGCCTCGGTGAGCGGGTCCACGCCGCCACCGGACTTCGGGAAGGCGATGACCTCACGGATCGACTCCACCCCGGCCAGCAACGCGGTGATGCGGTCCCAGCCGAAGGCGATTCCGCCGTGCGGCGGGGCGCCGAAGGCGAAGGCGTCCAACAGGAATCCGAACTTCTCCTGCGCCTCGTCGTGGCTGATGCCCATCACCTCGAACACCCGCTCCTGCACGTCGCGGCGGTGGATGCGGATACTGCCGCCACCGATCTCGTTGCCGTTGCACACGATGTCGTAGGCGTAGGCCAGCGCCGATCCCGGATCGGTGTCGAAGGTGTCCATCGACTCCGGCTTGGGCGAGGTGAACGCGTGATGCACCGCGGTCCACGCCGAATGCCCCAGGGCCACATCGCCACTGGCGGTCGCCTCGGCCGCGGGCTCGAACATCGGCGCGTCGACGATCCACACGAACGCCCAGGAGTTCTCGTCGATCAGGCCGCACTTGCGCGCGATCTCACCGCGCGCGGCGCCAAGCAGCGCCCGGCTCGACTTCTGCTCACCGGCGCCGAAGAAGACGCAGTCACCGGGCTTCGCCCCCACGTGCGCGGCCAGACCGTCGCGCTCGGCCTCGGACAGGTTCTTGGCGACCGGGCCGCCGAGCGTGCCGTCCTCGTTGACCAGGATGTAGGCCAGACCCTTCGAGCCGCGCTGCTTGGCCCATTCCTGCCAGGCGTCGAGCTGGCGCCGCGGCTGGCTCGCACCGCCGGGCATGACGACCGCGCCGACGTACGGGGCCTGGAACACCCGGAACGGGGTGTCGGAGAAGTACTCCGCGCACTCGGTGATCTCGACGTCGAAGCGCAGGTCCGGCTTGTCGCTGCCGTAGCGGCGCATGGACTCGGCGTAGGTCATGTGCGGAATCGGCGTGGGAATCTCGTAGCCGATCAGCTTCCACAGCGCCACCAGGACGTCCTCGGCCAGCAGGATCACATCCTCCTGGGTCACGAAGCTCATCTCGACGTCGAGCTGGGTGAACTCGGGCTGGCGGTCGGCGCGGAAGTCCTCGTCGCGGTAGCAGCGCGCGATCTGGTAGTAGCGCTCCACCCCCGACACCATCAGCAGCTGCTTGAACAGCTGCGGGCTCTGCGGCAGCGCGTAGAACTTGCCGGGCTGCAACCGGGCGGGCACCAGGAAGTCGCGGGCGCCCTCCGGCGTCGACCTGGTCATGGTCGGCGTCTCCACCTCGACGAACGCGTGCTGATCGAGGACATCGCGAGCGGCGGCGTTGACCTT
Encoded here:
- a CDS encoding TauD/TfdA dioxygenase family protein, which produces MPNTPTAQSTSYGVSSFQLPGYPLIAGPFTHLVAERDRLAALRWQHFDVRRVGVTLGAQIDGVDLTRDQPAEVIAELRRALHEYKVIFFRDQPLTAAQHVTFAARFGTLEVHPFIPSNTEQPELVRFEKTPTVAGVENIWHHDVTWRPRPSMGAILHAVAVPEFGGDTLFSDMYAAYEALDAETRTRIDDLTATHDYTRAFGRGQSPEVRERMRAQHPAVSHPVVCTHEATGRRHLYVNRIFVDHIDGLSAADSHDLLDRLCRQADYPEHQVRLHWEPDTVAFWDNRAVQHYAASDYWPQARVMERASIVGNRPAR
- a CDS encoding phosphotransferase family protein, whose protein sequence is MTALLAERAAEVVSAAQQLLTKRMGAAVKLSDPIELSGSGRTTVLRVRVAENSFSLPRTLIVKQVRGAAQERRIGGLAPGVASIDSAFLREAVSYQFTTALSSEHRPGAYLLAHSLPDRLLILSDLGENMSLTSVLQSGAEPATRNAQMAFAQALGRMHAATVGREADFVALLRRADVGRRVDGIAQQAEASVGEVPGMLAREVGIEVPGEIAERIVRGNRLFAGGRFRAFSPSDLCPDNVILNDEGARFLDYEWGGFRDATLDIAYALVSFPGCLCDFELSRERAQQMVEAWRSEVVGVWPALADDDLLAERILEARLIWVWLTTYWFLPADHSRIAAAREHGLSVPRSAALINRWAALAEDARCTGDDTLGDFAEHVSATLEELWEG
- a CDS encoding TetR/AcrR family transcriptional regulator, with protein sequence MSDRPPSSPVRADSGAAPTGRDEVVAAVMEAAADLFAERGPAATSVRDIAERAGVNHGLVFRHFGAKDRLVGAVLKFLGDRSGALAESGRLTTDDPELRRHLTVLARCILDGYPVGELQERFPVMALMIERIRPELGSDRAAGLAVAHLAAFAMGWQLLEPFLRSAAGLQDLGDAELRAAIDEQAARILRP
- a CDS encoding DUF389 domain-containing protein, encoding MLHLRVVCPPESTDAAVTALRSDPGAALITVQRGAAVEPSGDLVQADIARESANSILAALRGLGIPDYGAVMLSPVETVLSAPADRAVEAAPGDPSDAVVWEELLAQTHEESTLNPVFLAFITIACLLAVVGVATDSPVTVVGAMVVGPEFGPLAAISVALVRRNFRLARRSMLALLIGFPVAMAIATLASLLWEELGWITVDSIHSIHNVDFIYEVGPFSLVVALLAGAAGMVSLITAKSAALVGVFISVTTIPAAGFAAVAATVGEWHKALMSIGQLGVNMIGIIVAGVIVLSLRPRHDRVLRTRRGSTSNRLSRWWFGEPE
- the aspS gene encoding aspartate--tRNA ligase, which codes for MLRTHLAGSLRSEHAGLTVTLTGWVARRRDHGGVIFIDLRDASGIAQVVFREGVPAEQAHKLRAEYCVRVTGVVEARPDGSENPNLPSGAIEVNVTELEVLNEAAPLPFQLDETPGEEARLKYRYLDLRREGPAHAIRLRSKVNAAARDVLDQHAFVEVETPTMTRSTPEGARDFLVPARLQPGKFYALPQSPQLFKQLLMVSGVERYYQIARCYRDEDFRADRQPEFTQLDVEMSFVTQEDVILLAEDVLVALWKLIGYEIPTPIPHMTYAESMRRYGSDKPDLRFDVEITECAEYFSDTPFRVFQAPYVGAVVMPGGASQPRRQLDAWQEWAKQRGSKGLAYILVNEDGTLGGPVAKNLSEAERDGLAAHVGAKPGDCVFFGAGEQKSSRALLGAARGEIARKCGLIDENSWAFVWIVDAPMFEPAAEATASGDVALGHSAWTAVHHAFTSPKPESMDTFDTDPGSALAYAYDIVCNGNEIGGGSIRIHRRDVQERVFEVMGISHDEAQEKFGFLLDAFAFGAPPHGGIAFGWDRITALLAGVESIREVIAFPKSGGGVDPLTEAPAPITAQQRKEAGLDVVLDENGKPVPARA